Proteins from a genomic interval of Streptomyces sp. NBC_01445:
- a CDS encoding NPCBM/NEW2 domain-containing protein codes for MRHLPTRTSRTTRRRVVGALATGLLCAAGVTAPAAVADPPKAGAAGSQSTSVQKASPTLDDGLALTPPMGFNNWNSTHCRAEFNEAMVKGIADIFVDKGLKAAGYQYVNLDDCWALPQRDANGKLVPDPVRFPGGIKAVADYVHSKGLKLGIYTSAGTKTCSDIGFPGGLGHEYSDAQQFADWGVDYLKYDNCNNQGVDAKQRYRTMRDALKATGRPIVYSLCEWGSNKPWEWAADVGHLWRTTGDISDSWGSMLSLMKQNLPLAQYAGPGHWNDPDMLEVGNGGMTATEYRTHFSMWSIMASPLLIGTDLRKASAETLDILSNREVIAVDQDPLGKQGTVLSSEGGRWVVSKEMKDGSRVVALFNESGNAQRIATSAAAAGLPHASAYTLRDLWQHKSYNTAGAISATVPAHGTVLVRVAADRKWAANPPAVELGLSGAPFVEAGKAARLTTSVTDLGRTPARQVSVALDGPAGWSVRPTSPTGAGSVPTGKALTTSWTVTAPAGTATGAYDLSLKATYRSPGGVRAQSALPLTAHVVVAPPAGASSLGDLPWLSTTNGYGPVERNTSNGESDAGDGHPITIGGVVYGKGLGVHADSAVEYYTGGSCERVTASVGVDDEKGTKGTVTFEIWADGKKVASTGTLTNADAAEQLSADVGGAQAVRLVVTDAGDGVDSDHADWGDATLSC; via the coding sequence ATGCGTCACCTTCCCACCCGCACCTCTCGCACCACCCGCCGAAGAGTCGTCGGAGCGTTGGCCACCGGGCTGCTGTGTGCCGCGGGCGTCACGGCGCCGGCCGCGGTCGCCGACCCGCCGAAAGCCGGCGCGGCCGGCTCGCAGAGCACAAGCGTGCAGAAGGCCTCGCCCACGCTCGACGACGGGCTCGCGCTGACCCCTCCCATGGGCTTCAACAACTGGAACTCCACGCACTGCCGCGCCGAGTTCAACGAGGCGATGGTCAAGGGCATTGCCGACATCTTCGTGGACAAGGGCCTCAAGGCCGCGGGCTACCAGTACGTCAACCTCGACGACTGCTGGGCCCTGCCGCAGCGCGACGCGAACGGCAAGCTCGTGCCGGACCCGGTGCGCTTCCCGGGCGGCATCAAGGCCGTCGCCGACTACGTCCACTCCAAGGGCCTCAAGCTCGGCATCTACACGAGCGCGGGCACCAAGACGTGCAGCGACATCGGCTTCCCCGGCGGCCTCGGTCACGAGTACAGCGACGCCCAGCAGTTCGCCGACTGGGGCGTCGACTACCTCAAGTACGACAACTGCAACAACCAGGGCGTCGACGCCAAGCAGCGCTACCGCACGATGCGTGACGCCCTGAAGGCCACGGGACGGCCCATCGTCTACAGCCTCTGCGAATGGGGATCCAACAAGCCGTGGGAGTGGGCGGCCGACGTCGGCCATCTGTGGCGCACCACCGGTGACATCAGTGACAGCTGGGGCTCGATGCTCTCCCTGATGAAGCAGAATCTGCCGCTCGCGCAGTACGCGGGGCCCGGGCACTGGAACGACCCCGACATGCTCGAGGTCGGCAACGGCGGCATGACCGCGACCGAGTACCGCACGCACTTCTCGATGTGGTCGATCATGGCCTCACCGCTGCTCATCGGCACCGACCTGCGCAAGGCCTCCGCCGAGACCCTCGACATCCTCAGCAACCGCGAAGTCATCGCGGTCGACCAGGACCCGCTGGGCAAGCAGGGCACGGTGCTCTCCTCCGAGGGCGGGCGCTGGGTCGTCTCCAAGGAGATGAAGGACGGCAGCCGCGTCGTCGCCCTCTTCAACGAGTCGGGCAACGCACAGCGGATCGCGACCTCGGCCGCGGCGGCCGGACTGCCGCACGCGAGCGCCTACACGCTGCGCGATCTGTGGCAGCACAAGAGCTACAACACGGCCGGGGCCATCTCGGCGACCGTTCCCGCGCACGGAACCGTACTGGTACGGGTGGCCGCCGACCGCAAGTGGGCCGCGAACCCGCCCGCCGTCGAACTCGGCCTGAGCGGCGCGCCGTTCGTCGAGGCGGGCAAGGCCGCCCGCCTCACGACGTCGGTCACCGACCTCGGCCGCACGCCCGCACGCCAGGTGTCCGTCGCACTGGACGGGCCCGCAGGGTGGAGCGTCAGGCCGACCTCGCCGACCGGCGCCGGATCCGTACCGACGGGCAAGGCGCTCACCACGTCATGGACCGTGACCGCGCCGGCGGGGACCGCGACGGGGGCGTACGACCTGTCCCTCAAGGCCACGTACCGCTCGCCGGGCGGGGTGCGCGCCCAGAGCGCGCTGCCGCTGACCGCGCACGTGGTGGTCGCTCCGCCGGCCGGAGCCTCGTCCCTCGGCGATCTGCCGTGGCTGTCCACGACGAACGGGTACGGGCCCGTCGAGCGCAACACCAGCAACGGGGAGAGCGACGCGGGTGACGGGCATCCGATCACCATCGGCGGCGTCGTGTACGGGAAGGGGCTCGGCGTGCACGCGGACAGCGCCGTCGAGTACTACACGGGCGGCTCGTGCGAGCGCGTCACCGCGAGTGTGGGCGTCGACGACGAGAAGGGCACGAAGGGCACGGTGACGTTCGAGATCTGGGCCGACGGCAAGAAGGTGGCATCGACCGGCACCCTCACGAACGCGGACGCGGCGGAGCAGCTGTCGGCCGACGTGGGCGGGGCCCAGGCGGTACGCCTCGTGGTGACGGACGCCGGCGACGGCGTGGACTCCGATCACGCGGACTGGGGGGACGCGACGCTGTCCTGCTGA
- a CDS encoding ABC transporter substrate-binding protein, producing the protein MSRRGLLRGAAVGAGALTLPALLTACGDGPGGDKKTVTVGSNSSDAVPKKAFAAAFTAYEKKSGKKVDVNTTDHNEFQTNITRYLQGTPDDVFMWFAGYRMQYFAEKGLLTDVDDVWKGFKGFSQALKDQSTHDGKQYFVPYYYYPWAVFHRKSLFDKKGYEQPKNWDDFIALAKQMHKDGTPVAFCDKDGWPAMGTFDYINMRLNGYDFHKGLMAGTEAWTDTKVKKVFDLWRELMPYYQKGALGRTWEEAAQGLQKRQTGMAVFGMPHPGQQFPENERADIDFFAFPEIDPQYGQDAVEAPIDGFLIAKKAKNVDAGKALLKYLGTPGAEDIYLAGDPNNVAVNDGADTSKYTPLQKKSAELVSGAKQISQFMDRDTRPDFAQTVMIKALQDFIGNPNDVDGLVNRIERQKKEIFSSAVS; encoded by the coding sequence ATGTCCCGTCGGGGTCTCCTGCGGGGCGCGGCGGTGGGCGCCGGTGCGCTCACGCTTCCGGCACTGCTCACGGCGTGCGGGGACGGCCCGGGCGGCGACAAGAAGACCGTCACCGTGGGGTCCAACTCGTCGGACGCCGTGCCGAAGAAGGCGTTCGCGGCGGCCTTCACGGCGTACGAGAAGAAGTCCGGCAAGAAGGTCGACGTCAACACCACGGATCACAACGAGTTCCAGACGAACATCACGCGCTATCTCCAGGGCACCCCGGACGATGTCTTCATGTGGTTCGCCGGCTACCGCATGCAGTACTTCGCCGAGAAGGGCCTCCTGACGGACGTCGACGACGTCTGGAAGGGCTTCAAGGGCTTCTCGCAGGCGCTCAAGGACCAGTCCACGCACGACGGCAAGCAGTACTTCGTGCCGTACTACTACTATCCGTGGGCCGTTTTCCACCGGAAGAGCCTCTTCGACAAGAAGGGCTACGAACAGCCCAAGAACTGGGACGACTTCATCGCCCTGGCGAAGCAGATGCACAAGGACGGCACCCCGGTCGCGTTCTGCGACAAGGACGGCTGGCCCGCGATGGGCACCTTCGACTACATCAACATGCGCCTGAACGGATACGACTTCCACAAGGGCCTCATGGCGGGCACGGAAGCCTGGACCGACACCAAGGTCAAGAAGGTGTTCGACCTCTGGCGCGAACTCATGCCGTACTACCAGAAGGGCGCGCTCGGCCGGACCTGGGAGGAAGCCGCTCAGGGCCTGCAGAAGCGCCAGACCGGCATGGCCGTCTTCGGAATGCCGCACCCGGGCCAGCAGTTCCCGGAGAACGAACGCGCGGACATCGACTTCTTCGCGTTCCCGGAGATCGACCCCCAGTACGGGCAGGACGCGGTAGAGGCCCCCATCGACGGCTTCCTGATCGCGAAGAAGGCCAAGAACGTCGACGCGGGCAAGGCGCTCCTCAAATACCTCGGTACTCCCGGGGCCGAGGACATCTATCTCGCGGGCGACCCGAACAATGTCGCCGTGAACGACGGCGCCGACACCTCCAAGTACACCCCGCTGCAGAAGAAGTCCGCCGAACTCGTCTCCGGTGCCAAGCAGATATCGCAGTTCATGGACCGCGACACCCGGCCCGACTTCGCGCAGACCGTGATGATCAAGGCGCTTCAGGACTTCAT